The genome window AATCAGGTTTTCCAGCTCGACTTCAAGATTAATATTGTTAATAATGACTTTCTCAGCTCCCCGTAGCTGAATCGGCGCGAAATTCAGAATCCCCATAATTCCGGAACGAATCATTAGTTCAGAAACGTGATGAGCCGCCACATCCGGCACAGCAAGAATCGCCACACGAATCGAGTTTTTTTTCACGTAGTCCGCAAACTCTTCCAAGGGCAGGATGGGCGGGTCAGAATCCCGGTGAATTTTCTCCGGGTCGATATCAAATGCGGCAGTTATTTTGATTCCCCCTGACTCGAATCCCTTGTATCGCATCAGGGCGGTTCCGATATTGCCGGCCCCCACCAAAACCACCCGCTGGAGTTCATTTTTGCCGAGAATTTCAAGAATCTTGGAAATCAGCTCATCCACACTGTAGCCGCCTCGACGATTCCCCGTAATTCCAAAAAGTGAAAAGTCCTTCCGAACCTGGGAAGAAGTCACCCCTGCCGCATCCGCCAGGTTGCCTGAAAAAACTTTTACAAACCCTAAGGCCTTCAGCCGCTGGAGGGCGCTTTTGTATCGCGACAATCTAATTATACATTTTCTGTTCACCATTAACTTCCCCTTTTCCTTTTTTATTTTCCTTCTAATGCCTTTTTATAATTCTTTGTGTCCCATTATTTAAAACAAATATAAAATAGACTCAAAAAATGTCAAGAGTTTATGCTATTTTAATCACAATATTTTTGATTTTTTCACATTTAGAGATAATATATTGTTATAAAGAGACTTAAAATCACAATGGATTCCAAAAATGACCGGTTTTTTGAATAAGCTCATCAGCAGGAAGGATTGAAGATGTTCCGGAGGGATAAATGAATATATTATTTTCTTTTGAGTTATTCCATCTATCTAAAACCGGCTCGAGAAGTTTCCAGGCAAGGAGAATAGAATCATGCCGCGTAAAGAGTGTCTGGTCACCTACAAGGCAATCTAAAAGAAGCTGCTGATAGGCCTCCGGCATCCGGAATCCGAAGATTTGCCGATAATCTACGGCCATCTCGAGGGTTGCAAGAGACAACTTCGCTCCGGGCCTTTTGGCCTGCAATTGCAGGAAAATCCCCTCTTCCGGCTGAATCTGAAAACGGAGACTATTGGCAGGCAGTATCTCTCGCTCAAACTGCGGAAAAAGAGTATGGGGAACAGACTTGAAACAGACAACAACCTCCGTCAGCTTTCGCGGAAGACGCTTGCCCGTGCGCAAATAAAAAGGAACCCCGTTCCAACGCCAATTCTCAATCAGGATTCGAGCCGCCGCAAACGTCTCCGTTATGGAGTCCGGCCGGATGCCTTTCTCCTGCCGATACCCACAGACAGCTTTGCCGTCAACTTCTCCAGGGCCGTATTGAGCTCGGACCACAGAAGGATTCAAAGGGTCCGCAGATAAAGGAGCAATCGAGCGCAACACCTTGGCCTTTTCATCCCGAACGGCCTCCGCACTCAGAGAACTGGGGGGTTCCATCGCAACCAGAGACAGAATCTGGAGCATGTGGTTTTGAAACATATCCCGCAAGGCCCCCGTCTGGTCATAATAGCCCCCTCGATGTTCTACGCCGATCGATTCAGCGATTGTAATCTGGACATGGTCGATATAATTTCGGTTCCAAATGGGCTCAAACAGACTGTTGGCAAACCGAAAGACCAGTATATTCTGGACCGTATCTTTACCGAGATAATGATCCAGACGATAGATTTGGGATTCATGAAAACAGCGATGCAGGGCCCGCTCCAGGTCCGCTGCGGAGGCCGTATCCGTTCCAAACGGCTTCTCCAAAACCAGCCGTACCTGCTGAAAGCGTCCTGTAGAGACCGGACAAGCCAGTTTGGTTTCCGCCAGCCGTTCAACGATTGGTTTAACCACCGTCGGCGGCACCGCCAGATAAAACAAACGAACCCCCTCGATGCTGAAGCGGCTGTCCAGATCTGTCATACGCCGCCGAATTGTTTCATAAAGGTCTTTGGACTGATAATCCCCCGCTGCATAAAAACACCGTTCCAGAAAAGCCGCTTTTGAAGAAACCTTTCCGGCTGTTTCCGCCGGGAGATTTTTCTCAATCCCCGCCCGAAACGACTCATCGGTCATCGGCGTCCGTCCGCAGCCGAGCAGATAAAAGGACTGACTCATCAGGCCGGAGGAAAAAAGGGCATACAGACTCGGATACAGCTTTCGATGGGCCAGGTCTCCGGAGGCCCCAAAGACGACAACGGAGGATGGACCGGCGGCGGTTTCCACGCAGAAAATAGGGCCGCTTTCCTGAAGTTTGGGAACAATTTTTTCCATTCGCCGCTTCCCCAGGCTGTTTCAAAGAAAAAAGCCCCAAGAACATTTCTTAGGGCTTTTCTCAATACCCTGTCATCAGCGGACTTCTTCAAATTCCTCTTTTCCGGCGCCGCATTCCGGGCAAACCCAGTCTTCCGGCAGGTCTTCAAAAGCCGTACCGGGCTGGACCCCGTTTTCCGGATCTCCCTTTTTCGGGTCATAAATATACCCGCACATCAGACAGCGATACTTTTTCATCGTAAACATCCTTTCGAATCCAAAAACCGTTTTACTCAAAGAGAACCCGTACCAGGTCCTCCGGCTCCAAACGATAAGAAGCCCCCTTTCCTTCAAAAAACCCGTGGGCCTCAATCAGGTGGATATTCAAATCCGACCAAACAATCTCGCGTCCCGTATCGAAGCGTCGGCAGACGGTCAGCCGCTTGGGAAAACGGCCCGGATGCGGCCACGGACAGATCAGCCCCCCCTTCCATTCTTCACAGCGGACGTCAAATTTTCCCTCCAGCTGAACGGGATTGCCCAAAGCGGCGGATGCGGCTTCCGTCAGTCTTCGCATTCGCTCGGCAATCTGGGCCGCTGTTTTGCCCAGCCGTTCCAGGCAGGCGGCATCCTCCCGAATCACTTCCTCCGGCGTGCGCGGGTCATCCCCCATAAACCCGCCGGCGACGAACTTGGAGCTTCGGAGCAGTTTTTCCAATCGAATGTCCGAAGGCGAACGTTTCATACCGTTTCTCTATGCAAATTTATCATAATAAATCTTCTCATCGGGTATCCCCATCTGCCGGAGGACCCGCATGGCCGCTTCAATCATCCCGGGGCCGCCGCACAGATACCCCTCCCAGCCGTCCAGCCGCTCAAAACTGCGCTGAACCGCTTCGGTCACCAGCCCCGTCTGACCGGACCATCGACTTTCAGGGGCCGGCTTGGCCACGACCGGCACAAAACGAAAATTCGGCAGGGTCTGTTCAAATGCCTTCATTTCATCCAGCAGACACAAATCCTCCGTGCGGTTTCCTCCGAAAAAGAAAACCGTCTGACGGCCGTCATTGGCATGTTTCATCTGCCAGAGGATGGAAACAAACGGTGCAATGCCGCTGCCGCCGGCGATAAACAGTTTCGGCGTCTGCGTATCCCGAAGATAAAAATCCCCGAAAGGTCCGGTGAACGAAACAGGATCCCCCTGGCGAAGATAGTCAAAGCACCAAGTGGTGCAGATGCCTTTCGGAACACGGCGGATAATCAAATCAATCCGTCGGCTGTCAAGCGGATCGGAGGCGATGGAATACGCCCGCATCACTTCCTCCCGGCTGCCTTTATAGGGGGGACAGCGAAGCTGAACATATTGTCCGGCCGTAAATGAAATCGTCTCCGGTTCGGTCAGTTCAAAGGTAAACCGCTTCATATCATAGGTCAAGTCTTCGATTCGGCTGCATCGGGCCTGATACTGACGCACCCGGAAAAGCTCCTCCGGAATTTCAATCGCCAGCGGTCCGCGCACCTTGACCTGACAAGACAGCCGGACGCCGGCTTGCTGCTCCTGTTGGGTCAAAAGCGGCGTTTCCGTCGGCAGGAACGGCCCGCCGCCCTCAAGGACCTTCACTTTGCACACACCGCAGGTGCCCCGTCCGCCGCAGGCGCTTGGAATAAAAATCTTCTTTTCCTGCAGAGAAGACAAAAGAGATTTTCCGCCCTGAACCGTCTCTTTGCGGGAGCCGTTGAGGGTCACTTCGCAGGGACCATAGTTTAAAATCAGCCCTTCACAAAGCACCAGAATCAGCGTCAAAAACGCCGCCGCAGAACTGACCGCCAGAACATCTCGAATAATCTCAAGCACCATCAGGACAGCACTCCCGTAAATCCGATAAAAGCCAGCACCATCAGTCCGGCGATAATCAGAGTAATACCCGGTCCCTGAAGCCCCGCCGGCACCCGGGACTCATTAAACCGCTGGCGAATCCCCGCCATGGCCAGGATGGCCAGAAGCCAGCCCAATCCGCTTCCGAAACCGTATCCGACGGTCACAATCAGGGAATACTCGCGGATGACCATAAAGAGCGAGGCGCCCAGAATCGCACAGTTCACCGTAATCAGCGGCAGAAAGATGCCCAGATTCTGATAGAGCCGCGGAGAAAACCGGTCCAGAATCATCTCAACTACCTGCACAAACGCCGCAATGATGATAATAAACAGAATAAACCGGAAAAACTCCAGCCCCAGCGGAACCAGAATCCAGTGATAGGCCATCCAGTTCAGCAGACAGGTAAACGTCATCACAAAGACGACCGCCCCGCCCAGTCCGGCGGCCGTCCGCACTTCGCGGGATACCGACGTAAACGGGCACATCCCCAAAAATGTCGTCAGCAAAATGTTGTTGGTAAAGACAGCGGCAAAACAAACCACAACCGCCTGCCAAAGTTCTGCACCCAGTGTATTCACGGCTTCCCCTCCCTGGGCCGAATCGACCGGCAGGCCCAGATAACACAGGCCAGCACAAAAAATCCGCCCGGCGGCATCACCATAATAATCCATTTATCCCAATGCGTGGAGAAATACGGCAGCGGCCAGCCGCAGAAGGTCCCCATCCCCAGCCCTTCCCGAATAACCGCAATCACAAGCAGCACAGCGGAATACCCCAACCCATTAAAAAAACCGTCCCAGAAAGCCGGGCCCGGCGGATTCGAACCGGCAAAGGCCTCGCAGCGGCCCATCACGATGCAGTTGGTGATAATCAGCCCTACATACGGGCCCAGACTGCGGCTCATATCCGGCCAATAGGCCTTCAGAACCACATCCACTATAATCACATAAAAGGCGATAATCAGCGTCTGCACCATCATCCGGATATTCCGGGGGGTCCAGCTGCGCAGCAGAGAAACCGTCCAGCAGCTTAAGGCTGTCACGAGCGTCAGAGCCGTACACATCACAAACGTATTCAGCACCAGATTGGTAACAGCCAGTGTACTGCAAATCCCCAGAATCTGTCGAAAGATAGGATTATCCTTCCAGAGCCCGTCGCGAATGATCTCCTGCATGGGTTTGACAGATGCCGTCTTCACAATCGCCCCTCCCTGCGCATCGTATCCAGCCAATCTTTCAGCTGCTCATTCAGAATCGCCTCCAGACGCACACAGGTCTGTGTGGCTCCGCTGATGGCGTGCACCTGCCCCTCCGACAAAACCGTCCCTTCCGGCTTCAGCTCCAGCAGCAGCCCCTCCGAGCGAAGCCGCAGCCCCTCGAACTGACGGCGGAAAAACGGCTCGACAATCCGGGCTCCCAACCCCGGCGTCTCGTTGACCTCATAAAAAGCCAGCCCCTGCAGCGTTCGACCGTCCGCAGAGACGGCAGCAACTCCCTTAATGGGAGCCCAGAACCCTTTCCCTTCAAACGGCAGAGCAAAACCGGCAAGCCCGCTGTCTTTTTTATATACCCAGGCCTTTCCATATTCCGGGCTCTGCGCAAAATGCTCCTGAAACAGCCGATTGACCTCTGCATCCGTGTCATAGGAAAAAGTTCCGAAAGCCGTCAAAACCGCCTTTTCAAAAGCCAGACGCTCATTGGCCAGAACACGGGTCTGCGTGCCTCGGGCAAATCCGATAATCAGCGTACTGAAGAACGCCGTAACCAGGAACATATAGCCGACTGCATAGAAAGAGCGGGAATTCATACAGCCGCCTCCTGAACCGCTTTGCGGTGCTGCTGCCAGGCATTAACCGCCACATCCAGAATCGGAGCAAACATATTGCCCAGCAGAACGGCAAACATCAGACCGCCGTTAAAAATAGAAAAATTCCGAATCACCAGCGTGCAGGTCCCGATGAGAATCCCATAGATAATTTTGGCCGGTTCCGTACGCGGAGAAGTGACGGGGTCTGTCGCCATAAAAAAGGCACCGAGCAGAAACCCGCCTCCGAGAACGGCCATCATCGCCCCGGGCACCGGCTGAACTCCCAGCCGGTAGAGAATTTCGTTCAGGACAGCATAAGAGCCGACTACTGAAAGAATAATAGTCCGGCTGGCTGTTTTGGTGATAAAAAGGTACACTCCCCCTATCAGAATCAGCAAGGCGCTGGTTGCGCCCGCCGAACCGCCGATTCGCCCGAAGAAAAATCTTTTGAATACCGTCCATTTGGAGACGGTCACGGTCTGTTTTTCATCAATAAGAAAAGGAATATCTCCCGCCGGCTCGGTCCAGGTCCCCAGCTGAATCCTGCCGGCTTTTTTATGAGCCATCGGGGTGGCACTCGTGACGGCCGATACGCCGTCCGGCCCGACAGCGGTTGACCATTGCAGCAAGGCCCCAAGCGGCCCCTGAGCCGGCGGCGACCAGATGCCCGTCATCGCTACAGGAAAGCAGATATAGACGAAACAGCATCCGGCCATCGCCGGATTGAAGAAATTCCTTCCGAATCCGCCGAAAACCTCCTTGCTGAAAATAACGGCAAAGGCCATTCCGACGGCCAGCACATGCCAGCCCACGGTCGGCGGCATAATCAGGACAAACAGGATGGCTGTTACAAACACGGCTTCGCTGACCGGCTCGTTTCGGCGGCGGCAGAAAAGCCATTCTAGAAAAAACCCCCACACGCAGCAGAAGGCCGCCATCGCGACAATCCGAAAACCGAAATAATACCATCCGCCCAGCAGACAGGGCACCAGCGCCAGCAGCACTTTTCGCATCACCGGCTGCTTGCGGAGCCAAGACTGTCGGGCCTGCGGGGTCATCGGGTGTCTCTTGCCTCCCTGCCGCTGCAGATTTCAAACCGTCCTGCTACAAAGACTGGAGTTTTGCTCCCAGTGCCGTGACGTGGGACATCTCCTCCACAATAATTTTCTCAATCTTGTCTTTGCCGGATTTGGTCGGCACCAGACCCTTAATGCCGACATAAAAAGCGATGGAATCCTTTTCAGCATTGATAGCAATTTTGAGCAGCTCAGCCATCGACTCTTTTCCGGTCAGTTTTTCCATCGGTCCGGCCTTGCCTTCCGTACCGTGAAAATCCGCCATCGTCTTGAGGTATTGAGCCGCCTCGCCGTCCGGGTCATAGACAGCCGTATCTTTTTCTGAAGGCGACAAATCTTTCCGCATCAGCGCGAAGGTCTTTTCGTGCCCCTCTTCCATAACCGCCAGGTCCAGCAGCATCTTTTTCAAATCAGGTTTGGCGGCCTTGCCGGCTGCTTCCCGATAAAAACGGGCGGCATTGTTCTCAATTCGTTCTGCAATTTCAAAAATCTCGTCGGCATTAAAAGTGATGGCCATAATTTTAGTCTCCCGCACCACGCTGTCCCATTTCCTTATCAAGCATATACAAGCCGCCTTTGCTGTCCTGAACCATTTTGATTTTCGCCAAAACAAGTTCCGCAGCGGCTTCCTCTTCCACCTGTTCGCTGACAAACCACTGGAGAAACACGCCGGCGGCATAATCTTTCTCCTGGGCAGCCGTTTCTACCAGTTTATGAATCAAAGCTGTCACATGCCGTTCATGCTTGAGAACCTCTTCAAACATCTTCAGCGGAGACTCCCAGTCGGTTGGGGGAGCAGCAATCGCCCCCAGTTTGACCCGGCCGCCCCGCTCCACAATGTGATGATAAAACTTCATTGCATGGGTCATTTCTTCCTGGGCCTGGGCCCGCATCCAGTGAGCAAAACCAGGCAGCTGCATCTCCTCCAGGGCAGCTGACATCGACCAATACAGGTAGGCTGAATAGGTTTCCGCGGCCAGCTGTTCATTAAAGGCCTTTTCAATTGCCTTGGAAATCATAACCATCTCCCCTTTTGCTTATGTTTCGTTTCTTCAGACCGCTCAAAACCGCCTGTATTTTACTGCGGTCTGTTTTTTTTGCAATCTGTTGTTTTTGTTTTTGGTTTATTGGCACAGCCCAGCCTGGCGGTGGCGTTCCAGAATGGTCTGGGCCAGTTCATCGAGGGCGGCAAAGACGGCTTCCGTCGGATATCCCTTGGCAATGACCGGCGGCAGCATTTCCGCCTTCAGCCCACTCAGAAGCGAGGTCATCTGTTCGGGCATTTTGCCGGCCCAGCCGTAGGAACCAATCAAACCGAGAAACCGGGTTTTCGGCCGCAAGGCATTAACCAGCATCGCCGCATAAGCTGCCTGGGGATGAGGTCCCGTCAGAACGGTCGGCGTTGCCAGAACCACTGTCGCAGCATTCACCAGAGAAATCGCCAGCTTTCCGACATCCCCCCCGACAACATTAAACTGCTGCACCCGGATATTTCTGGATGCCAGGGCCTCCGTAAAATACTCCGCCATCCGACGGGTGCTGTCATGCATCGATACAAAGGCGAGCACCACTTCATTCTTGACATCATCGCTGATCCAGTCGCGATAAGCATCCATAATAAAGGACGGCTTGGGATAAACCGGTCCGTGGCTTGGCGCAATCAGACGAATGTCGAGCGATTCAATCTTTTTCAGATTGCCCCGAATAGCCGAACGGAACGGCATCATAATCTCGGCATAGTAGCGTTTAGCCGCTTCATAAACAGCCGGTTCGTCTTCGACAAAAAGTCGGCTTGTCGCCTGATGAGAACCAAAAAAATCGCAGCTGAATAAAATCCGGTCCTCCGGCAGCCACGTACACATCGTCTCCGGCCAGTGAACCCACGGGGTATAGATAAACCGAAGGGTCTTGTCGCCCAACGACAGCTCCTGCCCGTCGTCGACGGTTATAAATTGCTCTTCCTCAAGCCGCAGATGGTCCATCAGCATCGACTTGCACTTTGGGTTGGTCACCACCTTGGCTTCCGGATACATCAGCAGCACATCCGGAATGCTGCCGGAATGGTCCTGTTCGGCGTGATGGCTGACGATGTAATCCAGCTTTTCAATCCCTGTCTGAACCAAATGGTCAATCAGCTCAGAGGTTTTGGCCGGATCAACCGTATCCAGCAAAGCGGTTTTCTGGCTGCCTTTAATCAGATAGGCGTTGTAGCTGGTTCCATCCGGAAGCGGAATCAATTCATCAAAAAGCCGGCGGTCCCAATGCTGGACCCCCACGGCATACACACGTTCAGCCAGAGTGTTCATCGGATTTCTCCTGAAAAGCAAAACATCTTATCGCATCATAGACAACGCATTCAGTACCGCATCATAATCCGGCTCGGTCGCCACTTCAGGCACCAGCTGGATATAGACGATTTTTCCATTTTTGTCGGCAATCATAACAGAACGGGCCAGCAAGTGCAGTTCTTTTATCAGCAAACCGGTCGCTTTCCCAAACGCCGCCTCTTTGTAGTCGGATGCAACACGAACGTGCTCGGCACCGGCTGCACCGCACCATCGTTTCTGGGCAAACGGCAAATCCATACTCACCGTCAAAACGACGGCTTTGTCCTGCAGTTTTTTGGCTTCTTCATTGAACCGACGCGTCTGTAAATCACAGATGCCGGTATCCAGAGAAGGAACGGTCGAAAGAATCAGCGTCTTGCCGCGAAAATCAGAAAGTCTGACATCCGATAAATCCGGTGCCGTCAAAACCACATCCGGCAGCGGGTCATTCACTTTCAATTCTCTGCCCACCAGCGTCAAGGGAGCCCCTTTGAATGCAATCAGCCCTTTTCGTTCCTGCATAGTATTATCCCTTTCCGTTTTGCAACCGGATCCGAACAAAACAATCAAAAAAACAGCTATGCCAATTTTTCTCATGTTCTTATCCATCCCTTCAGGAAGTCCGACCGGCTGCAGGTCTGTCAGTCGGCCGGAACGTTCCTGAAAGGCAAACCGTCCCCTCCGGCTTGGTTATTTCAACAATTAATAATTGACCGCTTCCAATTCAAAAAAGGCCTGCGGATGCGCACAGGCCGGACAGGTTCCCGGGGCTTCAAGCCCTTCGTGAACATATCCGCAGTTCCTGCATACCCAGCGCTGCGGCTTAGGCCGCTTGAATACCTTTCCTTCTTTAATGTTTGCCTGTAAAGCC of Anaerohalosphaeraceae bacterium contains these proteins:
- a CDS encoding redox-sensing transcriptional repressor Rex, whose protein sequence is MVNRKCIIRLSRYKSALQRLKALGFVKVFSGNLADAAGVTSSQVRKDFSLFGITGNRRGGYSVDELISKILEILGKNELQRVVLVGAGNIGTALMRYKGFESGGIKITAAFDIDPEKIHRDSDPPILPLEEFADYVKKNSIRVAILAVPDVAAHHVSELMIRSGIMGILNFAPIQLRGAEKVIINNINLEVELENLIYFVNAMQKTGQIE
- the zwf gene encoding glucose-6-phosphate dehydrogenase, which gives rise to MEKIVPKLQESGPIFCVETAAGPSSVVVFGASGDLAHRKLYPSLYALFSSGLMSQSFYLLGCGRTPMTDESFRAGIEKNLPAETAGKVSSKAAFLERCFYAAGDYQSKDLYETIRRRMTDLDSRFSIEGVRLFYLAVPPTVVKPIVERLAETKLACPVSTGRFQQVRLVLEKPFGTDTASAADLERALHRCFHESQIYRLDHYLGKDTVQNILVFRFANSLFEPIWNRNYIDHVQITIAESIGVEHRGGYYDQTGALRDMFQNHMLQILSLVAMEPPSSLSAEAVRDEKAKVLRSIAPLSADPLNPSVVRAQYGPGEVDGKAVCGYRQEKGIRPDSITETFAAARILIENWRWNGVPFYLRTGKRLPRKLTEVVVCFKSVPHTLFPQFEREILPANSLRFQIQPEEGIFLQLQAKRPGAKLSLATLEMAVDYRQIFGFRMPEAYQQLLLDCLVGDQTLFTRHDSILLAWKLLEPVLDRWNNSKENNIFIYPSGTSSILPADELIQKTGHFWNPL
- a CDS encoding rubredoxin gives rise to the protein MKKYRCLMCGYIYDPKKGDPENGVQPGTAFEDLPEDWVCPECGAGKEEFEEVR
- a CDS encoding 2Fe-2S iron-sulfur cluster binding domain-containing protein, with the translated sequence MVLEIIRDVLAVSSAAAFLTLILVLCEGLILNYGPCEVTLNGSRKETVQGGKSLLSSLQEKKIFIPSACGGRGTCGVCKVKVLEGGGPFLPTETPLLTQQEQQAGVRLSCQVKVRGPLAIEIPEELFRVRQYQARCSRIEDLTYDMKRFTFELTEPETISFTAGQYVQLRCPPYKGSREEVMRAYSIASDPLDSRRIDLIIRRVPKGICTTWCFDYLRQGDPVSFTGPFGDFYLRDTQTPKLFIAGGSGIAPFVSILWQMKHANDGRQTVFFFGGNRTEDLCLLDEMKAFEQTLPNFRFVPVVAKPAPESRWSGQTGLVTEAVQRSFERLDGWEGYLCGGPGMIEAAMRVLRQMGIPDEKIYYDKFA
- a CDS encoding Rnf-Nqr domain containing protein, which produces MNTLGAELWQAVVVCFAAVFTNNILLTTFLGMCPFTSVSREVRTAAGLGGAVVFVMTFTCLLNWMAYHWILVPLGLEFFRFILFIIIIAAFVQVVEMILDRFSPRLYQNLGIFLPLITVNCAILGASLFMVIREYSLIVTVGYGFGSGLGWLLAILAMAGIRQRFNESRVPAGLQGPGITLIIAGLMVLAFIGFTGVLS
- a CDS encoding Rnf-Nqr domain containing protein, yielding MKTASVKPMQEIIRDGLWKDNPIFRQILGICSTLAVTNLVLNTFVMCTALTLVTALSCWTVSLLRSWTPRNIRMMVQTLIIAFYVIIVDVVLKAYWPDMSRSLGPYVGLIITNCIVMGRCEAFAGSNPPGPAFWDGFFNGLGYSAVLLVIAVIREGLGMGTFCGWPLPYFSTHWDKWIIMVMPPGGFFVLACVIWACRSIRPREGKP
- a CDS encoding FMN-binding protein; the protein is MNSRSFYAVGYMFLVTAFFSTLIIGFARGTQTRVLANERLAFEKAVLTAFGTFSYDTDAEVNRLFQEHFAQSPEYGKAWVYKKDSGLAGFALPFEGKGFWAPIKGVAAVSADGRTLQGLAFYEVNETPGLGARIVEPFFRRQFEGLRLRSEGLLLELKPEGTVLSEGQVHAISGATQTCVRLEAILNEQLKDWLDTMRREGRL
- a CDS encoding RnfABCDGE type electron transport complex subunit D, producing the protein MTPQARQSWLRKQPVMRKVLLALVPCLLGGWYYFGFRIVAMAAFCCVWGFFLEWLFCRRRNEPVSEAVFVTAILFVLIMPPTVGWHVLAVGMAFAVIFSKEVFGGFGRNFFNPAMAGCCFVYICFPVAMTGIWSPPAQGPLGALLQWSTAVGPDGVSAVTSATPMAHKKAGRIQLGTWTEPAGDIPFLIDEKQTVTVSKWTVFKRFFFGRIGGSAGATSALLILIGGVYLFITKTASRTIILSVVGSYAVLNEILYRLGVQPVPGAMMAVLGGGFLLGAFFMATDPVTSPRTEPAKIIYGILIGTCTLVIRNFSIFNGGLMFAVLLGNMFAPILDVAVNAWQQHRKAVQEAAV
- a CDS encoding ferritin family protein, with translation MAITFNADEIFEIAERIENNAARFYREAAGKAAKPDLKKMLLDLAVMEEGHEKTFALMRKDLSPSEKDTAVYDPDGEAAQYLKTMADFHGTEGKAGPMEKLTGKESMAELLKIAINAEKDSIAFYVGIKGLVPTKSGKDKIEKIIVEEMSHVTALGAKLQSL
- a CDS encoding ferritin; the protein is MISKAIEKAFNEQLAAETYSAYLYWSMSAALEEMQLPGFAHWMRAQAQEEMTHAMKFYHHIVERGGRVKLGAIAAPPTDWESPLKMFEEVLKHERHVTALIHKLVETAAQEKDYAAGVFLQWFVSEQVEEEAAAELVLAKIKMVQDSKGGLYMLDKEMGQRGAGD
- a CDS encoding FprA family A-type flavoprotein, which gives rise to MNTLAERVYAVGVQHWDRRLFDELIPLPDGTSYNAYLIKGSQKTALLDTVDPAKTSELIDHLVQTGIEKLDYIVSHHAEQDHSGSIPDVLLMYPEAKVVTNPKCKSMLMDHLRLEEEQFITVDDGQELSLGDKTLRFIYTPWVHWPETMCTWLPEDRILFSCDFFGSHQATSRLFVEDEPAVYEAAKRYYAEIMMPFRSAIRGNLKKIESLDIRLIAPSHGPVYPKPSFIMDAYRDWISDDVKNEVVLAFVSMHDSTRRMAEYFTEALASRNIRVQQFNVVGGDVGKLAISLVNAATVVLATPTVLTGPHPQAAYAAMLVNALRPKTRFLGLIGSYGWAGKMPEQMTSLLSGLKAEMLPPVIAKGYPTEAVFAALDELAQTILERHRQAGLCQ
- the tpx gene encoding thiol peroxidase, producing the protein MQERKGLIAFKGAPLTLVGRELKVNDPLPDVVLTAPDLSDVRLSDFRGKTLILSTVPSLDTGICDLQTRRFNEEAKKLQDKAVVLTVSMDLPFAQKRWCGAAGAEHVRVASDYKEAAFGKATGLLIKELHLLARSVMIADKNGKIVYIQLVPEVATEPDYDAVLNALSMMR